Proteins from a single region of Chryseobacterium sp. T16E-39:
- a CDS encoding endo-beta-N-acetylglucosaminidase H, which produces MKKISLLSLLTLLIGIFSINSCSSDRLDDSVTPDNQPSSAKTNMGAKVAAFGKNPLSVMYVEVNSNDIREVGKYKLADGRQLFDVAIIFAANINYNTSTQKAYLSFNTQVTNVLTNKNMYIKPLQDKGIKVMLSILGNHQGAGFANFPNQAAAQAFAQELADAVTTYGLDGIDFDDEYANYGANGTGQPNQSSFVYLVTALRDLLPDKIISFYNIGPSASNLSYNGVTVGSKVDYAWNPYYSTYSAPNIPGLDNAHKGAAAVNVNPGTSTFTSSSTATNYAQRTKDDGYGVFLCYDLGSTNIASYFSGATNVLYGQNTVYGDGTTTPTTGITSGATYQLVSGSNGTSMLDVLNAGTTDGTKVQLWASNGNTAQKWKITDVGGGYYKLQPLNAPTKSLDVSNSGTTNGTQVQIYTDNGTNAQKWKITSVGNDYYTLSPAHASGFNLDVNNGSATNGTKIQIWTANTGNAQKWKLVKL; this is translated from the coding sequence ATGAAAAAAATTAGCCTACTATCTCTACTTACTCTATTGATAGGTATTTTCAGTATTAATTCATGTAGTTCTGATCGTTTAGATGATTCAGTAACTCCCGATAATCAACCTTCCTCGGCAAAGACTAATATGGGAGCTAAAGTTGCTGCTTTCGGTAAAAATCCACTTTCTGTTATGTATGTTGAAGTCAACAGTAATGATATCAGGGAAGTAGGTAAATATAAACTGGCAGACGGAAGGCAGCTTTTTGATGTGGCCATAATTTTTGCAGCTAATATCAACTATAATACTTCTACTCAAAAAGCCTACTTATCTTTTAACACTCAGGTGACAAATGTGCTTACTAATAAAAATATGTATATAAAACCTTTACAGGATAAAGGGATCAAAGTCATGTTGTCTATTCTTGGTAATCATCAGGGTGCCGGGTTTGCTAATTTTCCTAATCAGGCAGCAGCTCAGGCTTTTGCTCAGGAATTAGCTGACGCAGTTACTACCTATGGCTTAGATGGGATTGATTTTGATGATGAGTACGCGAATTATGGAGCTAACGGAACCGGACAGCCTAATCAGTCTTCATTTGTTTATCTGGTAACGGCACTTAGAGACTTGCTTCCTGATAAGATCATTTCTTTTTATAATATTGGGCCTTCTGCCAGTAATCTTTCTTACAATGGAGTAACGGTTGGATCAAAGGTAGATTATGCATGGAATCCATACTACAGCACATACTCTGCTCCCAATATACCAGGATTGGATAACGCTCATAAAGGTGCAGCAGCAGTGAATGTAAACCCAGGAACCTCTACTTTTACCAGCAGTTCTACAGCTACAAACTATGCACAGAGAACTAAAGATGATGGCTATGGTGTTTTTCTGTGTTATGATTTGGGATCTACCAATATAGCATCTTATTTTTCAGGGGCGACCAATGTACTTTACGGTCAAAATACAGTATATGGGGATGGAACAACAACTCCAACAACGGGGATAACATCTGGTGCTACTTATCAATTGGTTTCAGGAAGTAATGGAACGAGTATGCTGGATGTTTTGAATGCGGGTACTACAGATGGTACCAAAGTTCAGCTGTGGGCGTCTAATGGTAATACCGCGCAAAAATGGAAAATTACTGATGTAGGAGGAGGGTATTACAAACTTCAACCGCTTAATGCTCCTACAAAATCTTTAGATGTATCCAATTCCGGGACAACAAATGGAACACAGGTACAAATCTATACGGATAATGGAACTAATGCTCAGAAGTGGAAAATAACATCCGTAGGAAACGATTATTATACATTGTCTCCTGCTCATGCGTCAGGTTTTAATCTTGATGTAAATAATGGTTCTGCAACAAATGGAACAAAAATCCAGATTTGGACGGCTAATACAGGCAACGCACAAAAATGGAAGTTGGTAAAATTATAA
- a CDS encoding AraC family transcriptional regulator, with translation MDFHIKYITPDIKLSSYEDKLFKTETVFEYHMLVWFISGETKIIQADRSYHFTSGDIFLIPRNQLATIINYPKDGRPHKAVVMHLTTERLKEFYSTLNIEHPILRKEPEIFSFSNHPLLKSCLASLIPYFEMTQSFPEHIASLKIMESISIIREINPDIDRVLADFEEPGKIDLIHFMEKNYMFNMPLERFGYLTGRSLSTFNRDFRKIFQITPQRWLTRKRLELAYYHLTEKHKKPSDIFMEVGFEDLSHFSYAFKKQYGYAPSMIR, from the coding sequence ATGGATTTTCATATCAAATATATCACACCGGATATTAAACTTTCTTCCTATGAAGACAAGCTATTCAAAACAGAAACTGTTTTTGAATACCATATGCTGGTTTGGTTTATATCCGGTGAAACAAAGATTATCCAGGCCGATCGTTCATATCACTTTACATCAGGAGATATATTCCTTATCCCAAGAAATCAGCTGGCAACGATTATTAATTATCCCAAAGATGGACGCCCACATAAAGCAGTGGTCATGCATCTAACAACAGAGCGTTTAAAAGAATTCTATTCTACATTAAACATCGAACATCCAATACTTCGTAAAGAACCGGAAATTTTCAGTTTTAGCAATCATCCTTTATTAAAAAGTTGCTTAGCTTCATTGATCCCGTATTTTGAGATGACACAGTCTTTCCCAGAGCATATAGCTTCATTAAAAATAATGGAATCTATCAGTATTATAAGAGAAATCAATCCAGATATCGATAGGGTTTTAGCTGATTTTGAAGAACCGGGAAAAATCGATCTGATTCATTTTATGGAGAAAAATTACATGTTCAATATGCCACTGGAGAGATTTGGCTACCTGACTGGCAGGAGCTTATCGACTTTCAACCGGGATTTTAGAAAAATTTTTCAGATTACACCTCAACGATGGCTTACCAGGAAACGTCTGGAGTTGGCCTACTATCATCTTACTGAAAAACATAAAAAGCCCTCTGATATTTTCATGGAAGTGGGTTTTGAGGATTTATCACATTTCTCTTACGCATTCAAAAAACAATATGGCTATGCACCCTCCATGATCAGATAA
- a CDS encoding SDR family NAD(P)-dependent oxidoreductase, with protein sequence MIQDKNLQSPIHSGFNAQSTTEDVIQGIDLNGKTVIITGGYAGIGLETTKTLVSAGARVIVPARDLEKATKNLSGVQNIEFELLDLMDSVSIDAFAEKFIASGRKLDVLINNAGIMWVPLRRDSRGIESQLATNYLGQFQLTARLWPSLKKTDGARVINVSSYGHQMAPFDFEDPNFEHREYQTLLGYGQSKTASNLFAVELDARGKAFNVRAYALHPGSVYGTDLGREEPIELFKQMGTHDSDGKIKPEVEAKLKTIPQGAATTVWCATSPLLDDIGGIYCENCDIAEIDNGQIEHRYDEPSTIRGVQSYSIDKENAKRLWKLSEEMIGIQFNVE encoded by the coding sequence ATGATACAAGACAAAAATTTACAGAGTCCAATCCACTCAGGTTTTAATGCACAGTCTACAACTGAAGATGTGATTCAGGGAATTGATCTCAATGGAAAAACAGTAATTATTACTGGTGGTTATGCCGGAATCGGTTTAGAAACAACAAAAACATTGGTTTCAGCTGGAGCCAGAGTAATTGTTCCCGCAAGAGATCTCGAAAAAGCTACAAAAAATCTTTCCGGAGTTCAAAATATTGAATTTGAATTATTGGACCTGATGGATTCTGTCTCTATTGATGCTTTTGCAGAAAAATTCATTGCTTCAGGGCGGAAACTTGATGTATTGATCAATAACGCCGGAATTATGTGGGTTCCATTACGCAGAGACAGCCGGGGCATTGAGTCCCAATTGGCGACTAATTATTTAGGTCAATTCCAGCTTACCGCAAGATTATGGCCTAGTCTTAAAAAAACTGATGGAGCAAGAGTAATTAATGTTTCTTCTTATGGACATCAGATGGCTCCGTTTGATTTTGAAGACCCCAACTTTGAACACCGGGAATATCAAACATTACTGGGATACGGTCAATCAAAAACAGCAAGCAATCTATTCGCTGTTGAGCTGGATGCAAGAGGAAAAGCATTTAATGTAAGAGCTTACGCTTTGCACCCCGGATCCGTTTATGGAACCGATCTGGGAAGAGAAGAACCTATTGAGCTTTTTAAGCAAATGGGAACCCATGATTCAGACGGAAAAATAAAACCGGAAGTTGAAGCAAAATTAAAGACAATTCCCCAGGGAGCAGCAACCACCGTCTGGTGTGCAACAAGTCCGTTATTAGATGATATCGGAGGAATTTACTGTGAAAATTGTGATATTGCAGAAATAGATAATGGACAAATCGAACACCGATATGATGAACCATCTACCATCAGAGGTGTACAATCTTATTCTATAGATAAGGAAAATGCAAAAAGACTATGGAAACTCAGTGAAGAAATGATTGGAATTCAATTCAATGTTGAATAA
- a CDS encoding glycosyltransferase, protein MKPTISIVIAIFNRKDELFELLNSLTHQTDRVFEIIIVDDGSVIDLKPTIKNFDEMLSIKYFRKDNSGPGLSRNYGAQRAENEWLVFVDSDVIVEKDYIENIKKDILEIPCDAFGGADKAHKGFNLMQKAISYSMTSVFTTGGIRGNKKAVSKFQPRSFNMGVKKQVFDQVGGFSEMRIGEDPDLSMTLWENGFTTAFFDDIAVYHKRRVDFGKFSKQVFQFGCARPILNQRHPDYVKLSFAFPSLFLLGYILGFIEYFILGRGIILALYGLYTFLVFFHALWVTRNISIAGMAVISTYVQMFSYGYGFLKSWILLNVFRMKPEDAFPKHYHKK, encoded by the coding sequence TTGAAACCTACAATTTCCATCGTCATCGCTATATTTAATCGAAAAGATGAACTTTTCGAGCTTCTGAATTCTCTGACTCATCAAACGGACAGGGTATTTGAAATTATTATTGTAGATGATGGTTCTGTGATTGACCTTAAGCCAACAATCAAGAACTTTGATGAAATGTTGTCGATTAAATATTTCCGAAAAGATAATTCAGGACCTGGCCTATCCAGAAATTACGGAGCTCAGAGAGCAGAAAATGAATGGTTGGTTTTTGTGGATAGTGATGTTATTGTAGAGAAAGATTATATCGAAAATATTAAGAAAGATATTTTGGAAATTCCCTGTGATGCATTTGGTGGTGCAGATAAGGCTCATAAAGGATTCAATCTTATGCAAAAGGCAATTTCCTATTCTATGACTTCGGTATTTACTACCGGAGGTATTCGTGGAAATAAAAAAGCAGTCTCTAAGTTTCAGCCCAGAAGCTTTAATATGGGGGTAAAGAAACAGGTCTTCGATCAGGTTGGAGGTTTTTCTGAAATGAGAATAGGAGAGGATCCGGACTTGTCAATGACGCTTTGGGAAAATGGTTTTACAACAGCTTTTTTTGATGATATTGCCGTATATCATAAGCGTAGAGTTGATTTTGGAAAATTTTCTAAACAAGTCTTTCAGTTTGGTTGTGCAAGACCTATCCTTAATCAAAGACATCCTGATTATGTAAAGCTTTCTTTTGCTTTTCCAAGTCTTTTTTTATTAGGTTATATCCTTGGCTTCATTGAGTATTTTATACTGGGAAGGGGAATTATCCTTGCTTTATATGGTTTATATACGTTTCTCGTTTTCTTTCATGCTTTATGGGTGACCAGGAATATAAGTATTGCCGGGATGGCAGTTATTTCTACGTATGTTCAGATGTTTTCCTATGGTTACGGATTTTTAAAATCATGGATTCTGCTTAATGTTTTCCGAATGAAACCTGAAGATGCATTTCCAAAACATTACCATAAAAAATAA
- a CDS encoding aminotransferase class I/II-fold pyridoxal phosphate-dependent enzyme: MEDFNAANEIQDLQYFGEFGGVNPSISDSSTYTFLSAKTMFDTFEGNAEGCYLYSRHSSPMNLYLAQALAKLENTEAANVTASGMGAITSVLLQVCKSGDHIISSRTIYGGTYAFLKNFLPPFNIDTTFLDINNIEAIENSIQPNTKVIYCESVSNPLLEVADLRKLSEICKKHNLKLIVDNTFSPLSISPTLLGADIVIHSLTKFINGSSDTVGGVYCGTQEFINDTKNVNNGACMLLGPTMDSFRSASILKNLRTLHIRMKQHSYNAQYLAERFEQDGLKVSYPGLSSHKNHELMKSMMHEEYGFGGLMTLDAGTTDKANELMELMQQENLGYLAVSLGFYKTLFSCSGSSTSSEIPEEERAAMGISDGLIRFSIGLDHDIERTYQKMKECMIKTGVLHHENTSIY; this comes from the coding sequence ATGGAAGATTTCAACGCAGCAAACGAAATACAGGATTTACAATACTTTGGAGAATTTGGCGGAGTAAATCCTTCAATTTCTGACAGTTCAACTTATACCTTTCTTTCCGCTAAAACAATGTTTGATACATTTGAAGGAAATGCTGAAGGCTGTTATTTATATTCCAGACATTCATCTCCAATGAATCTTTATCTGGCTCAAGCTTTAGCTAAACTGGAAAACACGGAAGCTGCTAATGTTACCGCCTCAGGAATGGGGGCTATCACTTCTGTTCTCTTACAGGTTTGTAAAAGTGGGGATCACATTATTTCCAGCAGGACCATTTATGGCGGCACCTATGCATTTCTGAAAAACTTCCTTCCTCCTTTTAATATTGACACAACTTTCTTAGATATCAATAATATCGAAGCCATTGAAAACTCGATACAGCCAAACACTAAGGTGATCTATTGTGAAAGTGTAAGTAATCCACTTCTTGAGGTTGCTGATCTTAGAAAGCTTTCTGAAATATGCAAAAAACACAATTTAAAACTTATTGTTGATAATACTTTTTCGCCTCTTTCAATTTCTCCAACGTTATTGGGAGCTGATATTGTAATTCACAGTTTAACAAAGTTTATCAATGGAAGCAGTGATACCGTAGGCGGGGTTTACTGTGGAACACAGGAATTTATCAATGATACTAAAAATGTAAATAACGGGGCATGCATGTTATTGGGTCCAACAATGGACAGCTTCCGCTCTGCAAGCATTTTAAAGAACCTCAGAACACTTCATATCCGCATGAAGCAGCACAGCTACAACGCTCAATATCTCGCTGAAAGATTTGAACAGGACGGATTGAAAGTTTCTTATCCCGGATTGTCATCCCATAAAAATCATGAATTAATGAAAAGTATGATGCATGAAGAATACGGATTTGGGGGATTGATGACTTTAGATGCAGGAACAACAGACAAAGCTAATGAACTAATGGAACTGATGCAGCAGGAAAACTTAGGGTACCTTGCAGTAAGTTTAGGATTTTACAAAACATTATTCTCATGCTCGGGTAGTTCAACATCATCTGAAATTCCTGAAGAAGAAAGAGCTGCGATGGGAATATCTGATGGATTGATCAGATTCTCAATAGGCCTTGATCACGATATTGAAAGAACTTACCAAAAAATGAAAGAATGCATGATAAAAACAGGCGTTCTCCACCATGAAAACACATCCATATACTAA
- a CDS encoding Lrp/AsnC family transcriptional regulator, translated as MSFDEIDKKLLLFLQEDSKQTTKELSYKLGLSVTAIYERIRKLENSGVISKYVALLDKNKIGRDFMVLCHVKLIQHKKEYVLQFEKEVMNLQEVTECFHVSGDYDYILKICVQDMTDYRNFMLTKLTTLQHIASTHSSFMISEVKNTTVVIL; from the coding sequence ATGAGCTTTGATGAAATAGACAAAAAACTGTTATTGTTTTTACAGGAAGATTCAAAACAAACCACCAAAGAGCTGTCTTACAAGCTTGGTTTATCCGTGACTGCAATATATGAGCGTATTCGTAAACTTGAAAATTCAGGGGTTATTTCAAAATATGTGGCATTATTGGATAAAAATAAGATTGGAAGAGATTTTATGGTATTGTGTCATGTGAAACTGATTCAGCATAAAAAAGAATATGTCCTGCAGTTTGAAAAAGAAGTAATGAATCTGCAGGAGGTTACAGAATGTTTTCATGTAAGTGGTGATTATGATTATATTCTTAAGATCTGCGTTCAGGATATGACAGATTACCGAAATTTTATGTTGACGAAACTCACTACTTTACAGCATATTGCAAGTACCCACAGTTCTTTTATGATCTCTGAGGTGAAGAATACGACAGTTGTTATTCTATAA
- a CDS encoding bestrophin family protein, with amino-acid sequence MITTKYFNYKQIFNLAGSHLIWLTAWCTLVATIYYFFNWQWMIIPWVPLALIGTAEAFYVGFKNNQAYDRLWEARKIWGAIVNSSRSFAAMLYAFETENGDQTDLNERRKVIAYRHIAWLYTFREQLLTPTEWEHISLKRHFGAINIRRHRLMKAGFPDYGRTPIFLHKYLSTEEFALQSEYKNFATYLISKQAKEVNELKNDAVISDFNQMQLQSCLNQFYDFQGQAERIKKFPSPRQFASTAFVFNVIFIMLLPLGLVNEFAKLGDWGIWTSIPFCVVVGWIYIVMELVGDYSENPFGGLMFDIPMLSICRTIEIDVLQIMGEQDIPDPISSKNGVLV; translated from the coding sequence ATGATTACAACCAAGTATTTCAATTACAAACAAATATTCAATCTTGCGGGTTCGCATTTAATATGGCTTACAGCTTGGTGTACCCTTGTTGCTACGATATATTATTTTTTCAATTGGCAATGGATGATTATTCCCTGGGTTCCTCTCGCATTAATTGGTACCGCGGAAGCGTTTTATGTAGGTTTTAAAAACAATCAGGCTTATGACAGATTATGGGAGGCCAGAAAAATATGGGGTGCAATAGTTAACTCAAGCCGTTCTTTTGCAGCAATGCTCTACGCCTTCGAAACTGAAAATGGCGACCAGACCGATTTAAACGAGAGACGGAAGGTAATCGCATACCGTCACATAGCCTGGCTATATACTTTCCGCGAGCAGCTGCTCACTCCTACTGAATGGGAGCATATCAGCCTGAAAAGACATTTTGGCGCCATTAACATCAGACGTCACAGACTAATGAAAGCAGGCTTTCCTGATTATGGAAGAACTCCTATTTTTTTGCATAAATACCTCTCCACAGAAGAATTTGCACTGCAGTCAGAATATAAAAACTTTGCAACCTATCTGATTTCAAAACAGGCAAAGGAAGTCAATGAACTAAAAAATGATGCAGTAATCTCAGATTTTAATCAAATGCAATTGCAAAGCTGTCTTAATCAGTTTTATGATTTTCAGGGACAGGCAGAAAGAATTAAAAAATTTCCTTCACCAAGACAGTTTGCAAGTACAGCATTCGTATTCAATGTAATTTTCATTATGCTTCTTCCATTAGGTTTGGTTAATGAATTTGCAAAATTGGGAGACTGGGGAATCTGGACAAGCATTCCTTTTTGTGTAGTGGTGGGGTGGATCTATATCGTTATGGAGCTTGTTGGAGATTATTCTGAAAATCCCTTTGGAGGATTAATGTTTGACATTCCCATGCTATCCATCTGCCGAACTATAGAAATTGACGTATTACAAATAATGGGTGAACAAGACATCCCAGATCCTATCTCTTCTAAGAACGGAGTTCTTGTATAA
- a CDS encoding thiamine pyrophosphate-dependent enzyme: MENTLHEKVSQDILLKAYTHMMLAKAMADIYEENRNVCKYVHSTSRGHEAIQLATAYQLKKEDWVSPYYRDESILLGIGFEPYQLMLQLLAKADDPFSGGRSYYSHPSSRDEKMPKIIHQSSATGMQTIPTTGVAQGIKYIQDFELQNFENNPVVVCSLGDNSVTEGEVSEALQFAALHQLPIIFLVQDNEWGISVTKEEARTCDAYDFVAGFTGLSRMRVDGTDFAESFEVMKKAVDFVRTERKPLVVCAKTVLIGHHTSGVRREFYRDDEDLEKHRAKDPGEILRKQLLETGADEELLKQITKKTRLEVEDAFERAQKAEDPKPETVMQHVFAPTPITEETGTREPAGGEKIVMVDAAIHAIQELMWKHPEALLYGQDVGERIGGVFRETVTLGKKFGSKRVFNTAIQEAYIIGSTVGMSAVGLKPIVEVQFADYIYPGINQLITEISKSNYLSHGKFPVSNIIRVPIGAYGGGGPYHSGSVESILANIKGIKIAYPSNAADFKGLLKAAYYDPNPVIMLEHKGLYWSKVPGTEDAKTIEPAEDYVLPFGKGKVIIEADKDETNKGRTLLVVTYGMGVYWAKEAAKNFNGRIEVIDLRTLIPLDEELVFERVKAHGKCIVLTEEQINNSFAEAFAHRISKNCFKYLDAPVETMGSLNTPAVPINLVLEKEMLPNAEKLTRKIEEMLQY; this comes from the coding sequence ATGGAAAATACACTTCACGAGAAAGTTTCTCAGGATATTTTACTTAAAGCTTACACCCATATGATGCTTGCAAAGGCAATGGCAGACATCTACGAAGAAAATAGAAATGTCTGTAAATATGTCCACAGCACTTCAAGAGGTCATGAGGCTATCCAATTGGCAACAGCTTATCAATTAAAAAAAGAAGACTGGGTATCTCCTTATTACAGAGATGAAAGCATTTTACTTGGTATCGGCTTTGAACCTTATCAATTGATGTTGCAGCTATTAGCTAAGGCCGACGATCCTTTTTCCGGAGGTAGATCTTATTATTCACATCCATCAAGCAGAGATGAAAAGATGCCGAAAATCATTCATCAGAGTTCTGCTACAGGAATGCAAACCATCCCGACTACAGGTGTAGCACAGGGAATAAAATATATTCAGGATTTTGAATTGCAAAATTTTGAAAACAATCCCGTTGTCGTATGCAGCTTGGGCGACAATTCCGTAACTGAAGGAGAAGTAAGTGAGGCATTACAATTTGCAGCACTACATCAACTCCCGATCATATTTCTGGTTCAGGATAATGAGTGGGGAATTTCTGTAACTAAAGAAGAGGCCAGAACATGTGACGCCTACGATTTTGTAGCAGGATTTACAGGGTTAAGCAGAATGAGAGTGGATGGAACTGACTTCGCAGAAAGTTTCGAGGTCATGAAAAAGGCTGTAGACTTTGTAAGAACAGAAAGAAAACCATTGGTAGTATGTGCAAAAACAGTACTTATTGGACACCATACATCAGGGGTAAGAAGAGAGTTTTACAGAGATGATGAAGATTTAGAAAAACACAGAGCAAAGGACCCGGGAGAAATTCTGAGAAAACAGTTGTTGGAAACCGGAGCTGATGAAGAGCTGCTAAAACAAATCACAAAGAAAACACGATTAGAAGTTGAGGACGCCTTTGAAAGAGCCCAAAAAGCTGAAGATCCGAAACCCGAGACCGTAATGCAGCATGTTTTTGCTCCCACTCCTATTACAGAGGAAACAGGGACACGCGAACCTGCAGGTGGAGAAAAAATCGTGATGGTAGACGCTGCGATTCATGCCATTCAGGAATTGATGTGGAAACATCCGGAGGCATTGCTATATGGTCAGGATGTTGGAGAAAGAATCGGTGGTGTTTTCCGGGAGACTGTTACATTAGGTAAAAAGTTCGGAAGCAAAAGAGTTTTCAATACAGCTATTCAGGAGGCTTATATTATAGGTTCCACTGTGGGAATGAGTGCTGTTGGTCTAAAACCAATCGTTGAAGTTCAATTTGCAGACTATATCTATCCTGGGATTAACCAGTTGATTACTGAGATTTCAAAATCAAATTATTTAAGCCACGGCAAATTCCCGGTAAGCAATATCATCAGAGTTCCAATCGGGGCTTATGGTGGTGGTGGACCTTACCATAGTGGAAGTGTGGAAAGTATTTTAGCTAATATTAAAGGAATTAAAATAGCTTATCCTAGCAACGCAGCCGATTTCAAAGGTTTGTTAAAGGCGGCCTATTATGATCCGAATCCGGTAATCATGCTGGAACATAAAGGATTGTACTGGAGTAAAGTTCCTGGAACAGAAGATGCAAAAACCATAGAGCCGGCGGAAGACTATGTTCTACCGTTTGGAAAAGGGAAAGTTATTATTGAAGCTGATAAGGACGAAACAAATAAAGGCAGAACATTATTGGTGGTAACTTACGGAATGGGAGTTTACTGGGCAAAAGAGGCTGCTAAAAACTTCAACGGAAGAATTGAAGTAATCGATCTGAGAACATTAATTCCTCTTGATGAAGAACTTGTTTTCGAAAGAGTGAAAGCACATGGAAAATGTATCGTTCTTACAGAAGAACAGATCAATAATTCATTTGCTGAAGCTTTTGCACACCGTATTTCTAAAAACTGCTTCAAATACCTGGATGCTCCGGTAGAAACAATGGGATCACTAAATACCCCGGCAGTACCTATCAATTTGGTCTTAGAAAAAGAAATGCTTCCTAACGCAGAGAAGCTGACAAGGAAAATTGAAGAAATGCTCCAATATTAA